A portion of the Gossypium arboreum isolate Shixiya-1 chromosome 8, ASM2569848v2, whole genome shotgun sequence genome contains these proteins:
- the LOC108468370 gene encoding histone H3.2 — MARTKQTARKSTGGKAPRKQLATKAARKSAPATGGVKKPHRFRPGTVALREIRKYQKSTELLIRKLPFQRLVREIAQDFKTDLRFQSSAVAALQEAAEAYLVGLFEDTNLCAIHAKRVTIMPKDIQLARRIRGERA, encoded by the coding sequence ATGGCCCGTACAAAGCAAACAGCTAGGAAGTCGACCGGTGGAAAAGCTCCAAGGAAGCAGCTAGCCACGAAGGCCGCTCGTAAGTCTGCTCCGGCGACCGGCGGAGTGAAGAAGCCTCACCGTTTCAGGCCAGGAACCGTGGCTTTGAGAGAGATCCGTAAGTACCAGAAGAGCACCGAATTGTTGATCAGGAAGCTTCCTTTCCAGAGGCTGGTGAGGGAAATCGCTCAAGATTTCAAGACTGATTTAAGGTTCCAAAGCAGCGCCGTCGCTGCTCTTCAAGAAGCGGCGGAGGCTTATCTCGTCGGATTGTTTGAAGACACTAACCTTTGTGCAATTCATGCTAAGAGGGTTACTATCATGCCCAAGGATATCCAGCTTGCTAGGAGGATCAGAGGTGAAAGAGCTTAG
- the LOC128296572 gene encoding histone H3.2 — MARTKQTARKSTGGKAPRKQLATKAARKSAPATGGVKKPHRFRPGTVALREIRKYQKSTELLIRKLPFQRLVREIAQDFKTDLRFQSSAVAALQEAAEAYLVGLFEDTNLCAIHAKRVTIMPKDIQLARRIRGERA, encoded by the coding sequence ATGGCTCGTACCAAGCAAACAGCTAGGAAATCAACCGGAGGAAAAGCTCCGAGGAAGCAGCTAGCAACAAAGGCCGCGCGTAAGTCCGCTCCGGCGACCGGTGGAGTGAAGAAGCCTCACCGTTTCAGGCCAGGAACTGTTGCTTTGAGAGAGATCCGTAAGTATCAGAAGAGCACTGAGCTGTTGATCAGGAAGCTTCCTTTCCAGAGGTTGGTGAGGGAAATCGCGCAAGATTTCAAGACCGATCTGAGGTTCCAAAGCAGCGCCGTCGCTGCTCTTCAAGAAGCGGCGGAGGCTTATCTCGTCGGACTGTTTGAAGACACTAATTTGTGTGCAATACATGCCAAGAGAGTTACAATCATGCCTAAGGATATCCAACTTGCTAGGAGGATTAGAGGTGAGAGAGCTTAG